A part of Synechococcus sp. UW179A genomic DNA contains:
- a CDS encoding DNA topoisomerase (ATP-hydrolyzing) subunit A has product MAEERVQSIALHHEMQRSYLEYAMSVIVGRALPDVRDGLKPVQRRILYAMHELGLTPDRPYRKCARVVGDVLGKYHPHGDQAVYDALVRQVQTFSSRHPLLDGHGNFGSVDDDPPAAMRYTETRLAPIAHEALLDEIGDDTVDFAANFDGSQQEPTVLPAQLPFLLLNGCAGIAVGMATSIPPHNLGEVVDGLVALVRKPDLSDEKLLALIPGPDFPTGGEVLLGSGIRDTYLRGRGSIPMRGVAHVEEVQPGKGKHKRNAVIVTELPYQLSKAGWIEKLAEQVNDGKIGGIADIRDESDREGMRIVVELRRDAETDTVLKDLQRRTSLQSNFGAILLALVDGQPRQLSLRRMLQTFLEYRELTLIRRTSHALRKTEDRLEVVEGLITALASLQKVIAMIQEARDASTARASLMVQLDLSERQADAVLAMPLRRLTGLEQESLRQEAEELRAERQRLRLLLDNREQLLDALVQELRQLKKRFATPRRTRLVEGGDHLLAERAANQRPNAELQRRQALDALPPESRILIQTDGQVKVVSPQLLGRLHLNEPVGLGDEPSPARLILPINPAPRLLALTTSGRIALVRWEFAGQQPGGLERFLPTALEGETVINLLRLPQVDDKDTNSRMSLGLLTTDGRFKRLPLDEIQELSGRAATILKLKEGVSLLSAAICEQGGTVAVVSDIGRILCLPVEEQCLPLMGKLAQGPMTMRMLPGENLVGAVSQPAASSSSESTNSGEVLIGTNNGDLIRLSLSDLRRCKRGDLGEIAVKVNGDGKENVRLVSVCESADLVGVVTNKGRHARIQNTTISTDCNQPTQLTFKGDETLVQLVPLLS; this is encoded by the coding sequence ATGGCCGAGGAGCGCGTTCAATCGATCGCCCTGCATCACGAGATGCAGCGCTCCTATCTCGAGTACGCGATGAGCGTGATCGTTGGTCGGGCATTGCCGGATGTGCGTGACGGTCTCAAGCCCGTTCAGCGCCGCATCCTTTACGCGATGCACGAGCTTGGCCTTACACCAGATCGCCCTTACCGCAAGTGCGCCCGCGTCGTGGGCGACGTTCTCGGCAAATACCACCCTCATGGTGATCAGGCGGTCTACGACGCCCTTGTCAGACAGGTCCAGACCTTTTCAAGCCGCCACCCTCTGCTGGACGGCCACGGCAACTTCGGTTCCGTAGACGATGACCCTCCTGCAGCCATGCGTTACACCGAAACGCGACTGGCACCAATCGCCCACGAGGCACTACTCGATGAGATCGGTGACGACACCGTCGATTTCGCTGCCAACTTCGATGGATCCCAACAGGAACCGACGGTCCTGCCGGCACAGCTGCCGTTTCTGCTCCTGAACGGCTGTGCCGGCATTGCGGTGGGGATGGCCACGAGCATTCCTCCCCACAACCTCGGTGAAGTGGTGGACGGCCTGGTGGCGCTGGTGCGAAAACCGGATCTAAGCGATGAAAAATTGCTGGCTCTGATCCCAGGTCCTGATTTCCCCACAGGCGGAGAGGTGCTGCTGGGCAGTGGAATCCGCGACACCTATCTCCGTGGTCGAGGCAGCATTCCGATGCGCGGCGTCGCCCATGTGGAGGAGGTGCAGCCAGGAAAAGGCAAACACAAGCGCAACGCGGTCATTGTCACTGAGCTGCCCTATCAACTCAGCAAGGCTGGCTGGATCGAAAAGCTTGCTGAACAGGTCAACGACGGAAAGATCGGTGGCATTGCCGACATTCGCGATGAAAGCGACCGCGAAGGCATGCGAATTGTGGTGGAACTGAGGCGAGACGCCGAGACGGACACCGTTCTGAAAGACCTGCAACGCCGCACGTCCCTGCAAAGCAATTTCGGGGCGATCCTGCTGGCACTGGTGGATGGGCAACCACGGCAACTATCACTGCGGCGAATGCTGCAGACCTTCCTGGAATATCGGGAACTGACGCTGATTCGTCGGACCAGCCATGCCCTGCGCAAAACAGAAGACCGGCTCGAGGTCGTGGAGGGCCTGATCACAGCGCTGGCTTCCTTGCAGAAGGTCATCGCCATGATTCAGGAGGCGCGCGATGCATCCACAGCACGAGCGAGCCTGATGGTGCAGCTGGATTTGAGCGAGCGGCAGGCTGACGCGGTTCTGGCCATGCCATTGCGGCGGCTGACGGGCCTGGAGCAGGAGAGCCTGCGCCAGGAAGCTGAGGAACTGCGAGCTGAACGGCAGAGACTGAGGCTCTTACTGGACAATCGTGAGCAGCTGCTGGATGCCCTGGTTCAGGAGCTCCGCCAACTGAAAAAACGTTTTGCCACTCCACGCCGAACACGTCTGGTGGAAGGAGGCGATCACCTGCTGGCGGAACGAGCTGCAAACCAGCGCCCCAATGCCGAACTGCAACGCCGTCAAGCCCTTGACGCCCTGCCACCTGAATCGCGAATCCTGATCCAAACCGACGGTCAGGTGAAGGTCGTGAGCCCCCAGCTGCTCGGCCGCTTGCATCTGAACGAACCGGTTGGTTTGGGCGATGAACCTTCTCCGGCACGCCTGATCCTGCCGATCAACCCTGCACCGAGACTGCTTGCACTCACCACCAGTGGTCGCATTGCCCTTGTGCGCTGGGAGTTTGCAGGTCAGCAACCTGGTGGACTGGAGCGTTTCCTGCCCACCGCGCTGGAAGGCGAAACAGTGATCAACCTGCTTCGCCTTCCCCAAGTCGATGACAAAGACACCAACAGCCGCATGTCTCTCGGTCTGCTGACCACGGATGGCCGTTTCAAGAGACTTCCTTTGGATGAGATTCAGGAGCTCTCAGGTCGCGCCGCCACCATCCTGAAACTGAAGGAAGGCGTATCTCTGCTTTCAGCAGCCATCTGCGAGCAAGGCGGAACGGTGGCTGTGGTGAGTGACATCGGTCGAATTCTCTGCCTACCGGTTGAAGAGCAATGCCTGCCCTTGATGGGAAAGTTGGCCCAGGGTCCCATGACCATGCGCATGCTCCCCGGAGAAAACCTTGTGGGAGCCGTTAGCCAACCGGCCGCAAGCAGCAGCTCCGAATCAACCAACAGCGGAGAAGTGCTGATCGGAACCAACAACGGAGATCTAATTCGCCTCTCCCTCAGTGACCTGCGCCGATGCAAACGCGGGGATCTTGGGGAGATCGCTGTGAAGGTCAATGGCGACGGCAAGGAAAATGTTCGCCTTGTCTCAGTCTGTGAAAGCGCGGATCTGGTCGGTGTGGTCACCAACAAAGGACGGCATGCCCGGATCCAGAACACAACAATCAGCACAGATTGCAATCAACCCACGCAGCTAACCTTCAAAGGAGACGAAACACTGGTCCAGCTTGTTCCGCTTCTAAGTTGA
- the purF gene encoding amidophosphoribosyltransferase encodes MCGIIGVFSADSVNQQIYDNLLLLQHRGQDSAGIVTMDNYTFHVHKQRGRVREAFRTRDMRKLLGNVGIGHVRYATSGAAAAEDEVQPFYVNAPYGITFVHNGNLTNTSQLEQDLFKIDRRHTNSSSDTEMLVNVLATEIQSHLTGPDLSPDQLFDAVSSLHRRVKGSYAAIALISGRGLLAFRDPFGIRPLILGRRSAKNGRDEWIVASESLVIENSGYEIVRDVEPGEAIFIDFDFNLHQRQCARSSQLVPCAFEYVYLARPDSVMNGISVYETRLRMGDLLAKTISDALPAGDIDVVMPIPDSARPSAMQVAKQLGIEYREGFYKNRYVGRTFIMPGQAERKKSVRQKLNALGTEFAGKNVLIVDDSIVRGTTSREIVQMARDAGANQVTFTSAAPPVRFPNVYGINMPTRGELLAHGRTIDQIADVLAADHVVYQSVDNLKKSIVQGTNIEDLEMSCFDGYYVTGDIDETYFKWLEGNCSS; translated from the coding sequence ATGTGTGGAATTATTGGAGTGTTTTCTGCTGATTCTGTTAATCAGCAGATCTATGACAATCTTCTTCTTCTTCAGCATCGTGGACAGGATTCTGCGGGGATCGTCACGATGGATAATTATACATTTCATGTTCACAAACAACGTGGCAGGGTTCGTGAAGCATTCCGAACGCGCGACATGCGAAAACTTCTTGGGAATGTTGGCATTGGACATGTTCGCTACGCCACCAGTGGTGCAGCTGCAGCTGAAGATGAAGTTCAGCCTTTTTATGTCAACGCACCCTATGGAATTACCTTTGTTCATAATGGCAATCTGACCAACACAAGTCAGCTCGAGCAAGACCTTTTCAAGATTGATCGACGACATACCAACTCTTCCAGCGACACGGAGATGTTGGTGAATGTTCTTGCTACTGAGATCCAATCCCATCTCACTGGTCCTGATCTTTCCCCAGATCAGCTTTTTGATGCAGTGTCATCTCTGCATCGCAGGGTGAAAGGCTCATACGCAGCGATTGCTTTGATTTCAGGCCGCGGCCTTCTTGCTTTTCGTGATCCTTTTGGAATCAGACCTTTGATTCTTGGTCGTAGGTCTGCAAAAAACGGACGGGATGAATGGATTGTCGCGAGTGAATCACTCGTGATCGAAAACAGTGGTTATGAAATTGTTCGTGATGTTGAACCTGGAGAAGCGATCTTTATTGATTTTGATTTTAATCTCCATCAACGTCAGTGTGCTCGGTCTTCCCAGCTTGTTCCCTGTGCTTTTGAATACGTTTATCTGGCAAGGCCAGATTCCGTTATGAACGGAATTTCTGTTTACGAAACTCGTTTGCGTATGGGTGATCTGCTTGCAAAAACAATATCTGATGCATTACCAGCTGGTGATATTGATGTTGTAATGCCTATACCAGATTCAGCAAGGCCTTCTGCGATGCAGGTTGCTAAACAGCTTGGTATTGAATATCGAGAAGGATTTTACAAAAACCGCTATGTGGGTCGTACATTCATCATGCCAGGACAGGCAGAAAGGAAAAAATCAGTGCGTCAAAAACTGAATGCATTAGGTACTGAATTCGCAGGAAAAAATGTTCTAATCGTGGACGATTCAATTGTTCGTGGCACGACCTCGAGGGAAATTGTGCAGATGGCACGAGATGCTGGAGCGAATCAGGTCACGTTCACATCGGCTGCACCCCCTGTTCGCTTTCCCAACGTGTATGGAATCAACATGCCCACAAGAGGTGAACTCTTGGCCCATGGTCGTACGATCGATCAAATTGCAGATGTGCTTGCTGCGGACCATGTTGTTTATCAGAGCGTTGATAATCTCAAGAAAAGTATTGTTCAAGGTACTAATATCGAGGATCTTGAGATGTCCTGTTTTGACGGTTACTATGTGACTGGAGATATTGATGAAACCTACTTCAAGTGGTTGGAAGGAAACTGCAGTTCCTGA
- the purL gene encoding phosphoribosylformylglycinamidine synthase subunit PurL has translation MVQSSSVAETFDVAAALRQEGLTQQDYVEIQRRLGRDPNRAELGMFGVMWSEHCCYRNSRPLLSGFPTEGPRILVGPGENAGVVDLGGGHRLAFKIESHNHPSAVEPFQGAATGVGGILRDIFTMGARPIALLNALRFGPLDDPANVGLMQGVVAGIAHYGNCVGVPTVGGEVAFDPSYSGNPLVNAMALGLMETDDIVKSGASGVGNPVVYVGSTTGRDGMGGASFASAELSSASLDDRPAVQVGDPFLEKGLIEACLEAFQSGDVVAAQDMGAAGLTCSCSEMAAKGDLGIELDLDKVPAREQGMTAYEYLLSESQERMLFVVRAGREEPLMERFRRWGLQAAVVGRVLADPVVRVLQAGVVAAEVPSRALAEDTPINHHDLLSEPPAEIQELWRWSEADLPLPSQGHDWSQSLLGLLDDPTIASKRWVHRQYDQQVLANTVVSSGSADAAVVRLRPQQGEGSLDASTKGVAATVDCPNRWVALDPERGAQAAVAEAARNLSCVGAEPLAVTDNLNFPSPETPKGYWQLAKACCGISDACRALNTPVTGGNVSLYNEIKKEDGTLQPIHPTPVIGMVGGVNDIATVIGLGWRQAQDPIYLIGVGPDDAESLCLGLAGSAYQQLMTGSLAGRPPLTDLQMEAKVGRLVREAITRGLLGSAHDCSDGGLGVALAESSIASGLGIKIDLSVQGLRIDRVLFAEGGSRIVVSVQADRIGHWEALLAETDDLPITRIGVVTQQPEMQVCVDQDPCLNLEIEQCRHAFNSALSRRIDGIAEVSE, from the coding sequence GTGGTCCAGTCTTCTTCTGTGGCTGAGACGTTTGATGTCGCGGCTGCCCTCCGCCAAGAAGGGCTCACGCAGCAGGATTACGTCGAGATTCAACGTCGGCTGGGGCGGGACCCCAACAGGGCTGAACTCGGCATGTTCGGTGTGATGTGGTCAGAGCACTGCTGTTATCGCAACTCCAGACCGCTGCTGAGTGGTTTCCCAACGGAGGGGCCTCGCATCCTGGTGGGGCCTGGTGAGAATGCTGGCGTGGTCGATCTTGGCGGAGGCCATCGGCTTGCCTTCAAGATCGAGAGCCACAACCATCCCTCAGCCGTGGAGCCCTTTCAAGGAGCAGCAACAGGTGTTGGTGGAATTCTTCGCGACATCTTCACCATGGGTGCTCGTCCGATTGCTCTGCTGAATGCTTTGCGTTTCGGCCCCCTGGATGATCCCGCCAACGTTGGACTGATGCAGGGCGTGGTTGCTGGCATTGCCCATTACGGCAATTGCGTGGGTGTTCCCACCGTGGGTGGTGAAGTGGCTTTTGATCCCTCCTATAGCGGAAATCCTCTGGTCAATGCGATGGCTCTCGGTTTGATGGAGACCGACGACATTGTGAAATCCGGGGCTTCTGGGGTTGGTAATCCCGTGGTTTACGTGGGCAGCACCACCGGTCGTGATGGCATGGGTGGAGCCAGTTTTGCCAGTGCTGAGCTGAGTTCCGCCTCTCTGGATGATCGTCCAGCTGTGCAGGTAGGAGATCCCTTTCTGGAAAAGGGGTTGATTGAAGCCTGTTTGGAGGCGTTTCAGAGCGGTGACGTGGTTGCTGCTCAGGACATGGGCGCTGCTGGCCTCACCTGTAGCTGTTCGGAGATGGCAGCCAAAGGAGATCTGGGCATCGAGCTTGATCTCGACAAAGTGCCTGCGCGTGAGCAGGGCATGACCGCTTACGAATACCTGTTGTCTGAATCGCAGGAGCGCATGCTTTTCGTGGTGCGTGCTGGCCGCGAAGAGCCTCTGATGGAGCGTTTCCGCCGCTGGGGTTTACAGGCGGCTGTGGTGGGTCGCGTCCTGGCTGACCCTGTGGTTCGGGTTCTTCAAGCAGGCGTTGTGGCTGCTGAGGTCCCTTCGAGGGCTTTGGCGGAAGACACGCCGATCAATCACCATGATTTGCTCAGTGAGCCGCCTGCTGAGATTCAGGAGCTATGGCGGTGGTCGGAAGCGGATCTTCCCCTCCCAAGCCAAGGCCATGACTGGAGTCAGAGTCTTCTGGGTTTGTTGGATGATCCCACGATTGCGAGCAAACGCTGGGTGCATCGTCAGTACGACCAGCAGGTTTTGGCGAACACCGTGGTGTCTTCTGGATCTGCAGACGCAGCAGTCGTCAGACTCCGTCCGCAGCAGGGTGAAGGCTCACTGGATGCCTCAACCAAGGGAGTGGCTGCAACGGTGGATTGTCCCAACCGTTGGGTGGCACTGGATCCTGAACGGGGTGCTCAGGCAGCTGTTGCCGAAGCAGCACGCAATCTGAGCTGTGTTGGTGCTGAACCTCTTGCAGTCACCGACAATCTCAATTTCCCTTCTCCTGAAACCCCTAAGGGCTACTGGCAGCTGGCCAAGGCATGTTGCGGTATCTCGGATGCCTGCAGGGCTCTCAACACTCCCGTGACCGGTGGCAATGTCTCGCTCTACAACGAGATCAAAAAAGAGGATGGCACCCTTCAGCCGATTCACCCCACACCCGTGATCGGCATGGTGGGTGGTGTTAACGACATTGCGACCGTGATTGGCCTGGGATGGCGACAGGCACAGGATCCCATTTACCTGATTGGTGTTGGCCCTGATGATGCCGAGTCCCTTTGCCTGGGCCTGGCAGGTAGTGCCTATCAACAACTGATGACAGGCTCCTTGGCAGGTCGCCCACCTCTGACGGATCTTCAGATGGAAGCCAAGGTTGGCCGCCTTGTGCGTGAGGCCATCACTCGCGGCCTGCTGGGTTCAGCCCATGACTGCAGCGATGGCGGTCTCGGTGTGGCTTTGGCGGAGTCTTCGATTGCTTCGGGTCTCGGAATCAAGATTGACCTGAGTGTTCAGGGTCTGCGTATCGATCGCGTTCTCTTTGCCGAAGGCGGGAGTCGGATCGTGGTGTCGGTGCAGGCAGATCGCATTGGGCATTGGGAAGCGCTGTTAGCTGAGACGGACGATCTGCCAATTACTCGGATTGGTGTTGTGACACAACAGCCTGAGATGCAGGTTTGTGTTGATCAGGACCCTTGCCTGAATCTGGAGATTGAGCAATGTCGTCATGCCTTCAACAGTGCACTATCTCGGCGAATTGATGGCATCGCGGAGGTTAGTGAATGA
- a CDS encoding RNA methyltransferase: protein MTLPDPLLLSDLLRHRVRCDQGLDHGIGVMAWMHPPVHRLLGWVSRPSALRNSRTVWRLDQCRGLDDQQVFVKGAPSEIDQLTLERLPTLLDADLLDADGERLGQVADLAFVPSTGEILHYLVSRSDPRLPGSSRWRLTPDRIVDQQPGLVSTGLRDLDDLPEARASVRQDLVRRSRHWREQLQHLGDRAGERLEGWLEEPPWDEHPSRRDLDQPDVRSQAADSDPLQDWDDDDWIDREPAMRNRRPVESDGDPWI from the coding sequence TTGACGCTGCCTGATCCACTGCTGCTCAGTGATCTGCTGAGACACCGTGTGCGCTGTGATCAGGGACTTGATCACGGCATTGGAGTAATGGCTTGGATGCATCCTCCGGTGCATCGCCTGTTGGGTTGGGTCAGCCGTCCTTCCGCTCTGCGCAACTCGCGCACGGTCTGGAGACTGGACCAGTGTCGTGGTCTTGATGATCAGCAGGTGTTCGTCAAGGGGGCACCTTCAGAAATTGATCAGCTCACCCTTGAGCGGCTTCCTACCCTGCTTGATGCTGACTTGCTTGATGCCGATGGAGAGCGCCTTGGCCAGGTTGCAGACCTTGCTTTTGTGCCCTCAACCGGTGAGATTCTTCATTACCTGGTGTCTCGCAGCGATCCGCGTCTGCCAGGAAGCAGCCGCTGGCGGTTGACGCCTGATCGCATCGTTGATCAGCAGCCAGGACTGGTCTCCACGGGTCTCCGTGATTTAGATGATCTTCCCGAGGCTCGCGCCAGTGTTCGTCAGGATCTCGTCCGCAGGTCCCGTCACTGGCGCGAGCAGTTGCAGCACCTCGGTGATCGTGCTGGTGAACGGCTCGAGGGTTGGCTTGAGGAACCTCCTTGGGATGAACACCCCTCTCGGCGTGATCTGGATCAGCCTGATGTTCGCTCCCAAGCCGCAGATTCAGATCCACTGCAGGATTGGGATGATGATGACTGGATCGATCGCGAGCCGGCCATGCGAAACCGACGGCCTGTGGAATCAGATGGTGATCCCTGGATCTGA
- the dnaN gene encoding DNA polymerase III subunit beta, producing the protein MKLVCSQTELNAALQLVSRAVAARPTHPVLANVLLTADAGTDRLSLTGFDLNLGIQTSLAATVETSGAVTLPARLFGEIVSRLSSDSPITLVTDEVGEQVELTSLSGSYQMRGMPADDFPELPLVENGTALKLDPAALVKALRSTLFASSSDEAKQLLTGVHLRFDRTSLEAASTDGHRLAVLSVDDALQDPLALSDKEASEEPGLAVTLPARSLREVERLMAGWKGTDSVSLFCESGQVVVLAADQMVTSRTLEGTYPNYRQLIPDSFNRTLDLDRRAFVAALERIAVLADQHNNVVRIGSDPEKGLVQISADAQDVGSGSESLSAQIDGDPVQIAFNVRYVLDGLKAMDSERIRLQCNAPTTPAILSPSDDASGLTYLVMPVQIRS; encoded by the coding sequence ATGAAACTGGTTTGTTCCCAAACGGAACTCAACGCTGCCCTGCAACTGGTCAGCAGAGCGGTTGCAGCACGACCGACCCATCCGGTGCTTGCCAACGTGCTGCTGACCGCTGATGCGGGAACTGATCGGTTGAGTCTCACTGGCTTTGACCTCAATCTGGGCATTCAGACGTCTCTGGCCGCGACTGTTGAAACCAGTGGTGCGGTGACCCTGCCGGCACGTCTTTTCGGCGAAATCGTGTCCCGTCTTTCGAGTGATTCACCCATCACCCTGGTCACTGACGAAGTTGGAGAACAGGTGGAACTCACCAGCTTGAGTGGCAGCTATCAGATGCGGGGAATGCCTGCTGATGATTTTCCGGAGCTGCCTCTGGTTGAGAACGGCACAGCGCTCAAGCTGGATCCAGCAGCTCTTGTCAAAGCATTGCGTAGCACGCTGTTTGCCAGCAGTTCCGACGAAGCCAAGCAGTTGCTCACCGGGGTGCATCTGCGTTTTGATCGCACCAGCCTGGAGGCGGCTTCCACTGATGGTCATCGTCTAGCCGTGCTCAGCGTTGATGATGCACTTCAGGATCCTCTTGCCCTTTCCGACAAGGAAGCTTCCGAAGAGCCTGGCCTCGCTGTCACCCTGCCGGCTCGCTCTCTACGGGAAGTGGAACGTCTGATGGCGGGATGGAAAGGAACTGACTCTGTGAGTTTGTTTTGCGAAAGCGGTCAGGTGGTGGTTCTGGCCGCAGATCAGATGGTGACCAGTCGCACGCTCGAGGGCACGTATCCCAATTACCGCCAGCTGATTCCTGATTCGTTTAACCGCACGCTTGATCTTGACCGTCGGGCTTTCGTGGCTGCACTCGAACGCATTGCCGTCTTGGCTGATCAACACAACAATGTTGTTCGCATCGGCAGCGATCCCGAAAAGGGTCTGGTACAGATCAGTGCCGATGCTCAGGACGTTGGCAGTGGTTCGGAGTCCCTATCGGCCCAAATCGATGGTGACCCCGTTCAGATCGCATTCAATGTGCGTTACGTGCTGGATGGTCTGAAAGCGATGGATTCGGAACGTATTCGCCTGCAGTGCAACGCCCCAACAACCCCAGCCATCCTTTCACCGTCCGATGATGCATCTGGACTCACCTATCTGGTGATGCCTGTTCAGATTCGCTCCTGA
- the thrC gene encoding threonine synthase: protein MQDWPGLIEAYRTWLPVSNSTPVVTLREGATPLIPVPSIAERIGKGVKVYVKYDGLNPTGSFKDRGMTMAISKAKEAGCEAVICASTGNTSAAAAAYARRAGMRAFVLIPDGYVAQGKLAQALVYGAEVLAIRGNFDKALDIVREVSDQYPVTLVNSVNPYRLQGQKTAAFELIDALGEAPDWLCIPMGNAGNITAYWMGFQEYHQAGRSRILPRMMGFQASGSAPLVNETTVTDPETIATAIRIGNPVNREKAIAARAASNGAFLDVTDEEIILAYKLLGGQEGVFCEPASAASVAGLLKRKDEVPAGATVVCVLTGNGLKDPDCAINNNDAAFHTDLDPDLGTVAKVMGF, encoded by the coding sequence ATGCAGGACTGGCCTGGGCTGATTGAGGCTTACAGAACCTGGTTACCAGTGAGCAACTCCACTCCGGTGGTGACCCTGAGAGAAGGCGCAACACCGTTGATCCCCGTGCCTTCGATCGCTGAACGGATCGGCAAGGGGGTCAAGGTCTACGTGAAATACGACGGGTTGAATCCGACCGGTTCGTTCAAGGACCGTGGCATGACCATGGCCATCAGCAAGGCCAAGGAAGCTGGTTGCGAAGCTGTGATCTGTGCCAGTACCGGCAACACATCAGCGGCGGCCGCGGCCTATGCACGACGAGCAGGGATGCGTGCCTTTGTGCTGATCCCCGATGGGTATGTCGCCCAAGGAAAGTTGGCACAGGCCCTGGTCTACGGCGCCGAAGTGCTCGCCATCCGCGGCAACTTCGACAAAGCACTCGACATCGTTCGTGAGGTGTCGGATCAGTACCCAGTTACCCTGGTGAATTCGGTGAACCCGTATCGCCTGCAGGGCCAGAAAACAGCGGCATTCGAACTGATTGATGCCCTGGGGGAAGCCCCTGATTGGTTATGCATCCCCATGGGCAACGCCGGCAACATCACCGCCTACTGGATGGGATTCCAGGAATATCACCAGGCGGGCCGAAGCCGCATTTTGCCCAGGATGATGGGTTTCCAGGCCAGTGGATCAGCTCCGTTGGTCAACGAGACCACCGTGACCGATCCAGAAACGATCGCCACGGCCATCCGCATCGGCAATCCTGTGAACAGGGAGAAAGCTATCGCCGCACGGGCAGCAAGCAACGGCGCCTTCCTGGATGTCACAGATGAGGAAATCATCCTGGCCTACAAGCTGCTGGGAGGACAGGAAGGCGTGTTCTGCGAACCAGCCAGCGCTGCTTCTGTAGCTGGCCTGCTCAAACGCAAAGACGAAGTTCCTGCTGGAGCCACGGTGGTCTGCGTCCTCACCGGCAACGGATTGAAGGACCCCGATTGCGCCATCAATAACAACGACGCTGCCTTCCATACTGATCTTGATCCTGATCTGGGCACAGTGGCCAAAGTGATGGGGTTTTGA
- a CDS encoding alpha/beta hydrolase, with the protein MSARSRLRRHALATGSAMALSLLSSFQPVHAAKDVALVSGAFIRSISVADLAYLAETGKARGVLADLLKLSRQDPEDVAKLLNQELNLPLVLTSRLMSTRIGDVILTRVARIIYPLKVPAPSVSVPALRAGVINGLQIGEGGLTAIKFLEAYPSEVMEVNIPALIAVIEKAESIAGLVQFFSDSPLDGLKDGSN; encoded by the coding sequence ATGTCTGCACGATCACGCCTTCGCAGGCACGCTCTGGCAACAGGTTCGGCGATGGCTCTAAGCCTGCTGAGTAGTTTCCAACCCGTTCACGCTGCCAAGGATGTTGCCTTGGTGAGTGGCGCTTTCATCCGTTCGATCAGTGTTGCAGACCTGGCCTACCTGGCAGAAACAGGCAAAGCCCGTGGAGTGCTGGCCGACCTCCTGAAGCTCAGCCGTCAGGATCCTGAGGACGTGGCAAAACTGCTCAATCAGGAACTGAATCTGCCACTAGTGCTGACCAGCAGGCTGATGTCCACAAGGATCGGAGACGTGATTCTGACCAGAGTGGCTCGGATCATCTATCCACTGAAAGTGCCCGCTCCATCCGTCAGTGTTCCAGCCCTCCGCGCTGGAGTGATCAACGGACTTCAGATCGGCGAAGGCGGTTTGACTGCTATCAAATTTCTTGAGGCCTATCCATCAGAGGTGATGGAGGTGAATATTCCGGCATTGATCGCCGTGATCGAAAAAGCAGAATCAATCGCGGGCCTGGTGCAGTTCTTTTCAGATTCCCCCTTGGACGGTCTGAAGGACGGCAGCAACTGA